Proteins from one Podospora pseudoanserina strain CBS 124.78 chromosome 1, whole genome shotgun sequence genomic window:
- a CDS encoding hypothetical protein (EggNog:ENOG503NVV3), protein MTDHTTNTTAHDVSPPSHLRPQRAARHSSAFERGPSSSLQNSFINVSPPDSNPAPLHEELDPLAKSSMRLDSRNLIEKRRSLNASRGHKHRPSGAFLLNDPLFNPHTRERDAHINPRADRQYRKSTDQYRLRNAQHDQTRPYPRTLSGSSGPSMLTGEYEPTGGGHSDPISASSTLTRRERDSLAGDTAVGSSPRTSITQMDLESAQIVNMALNLSESRRLASRRSITQPAPPRLAPLPDGTTGGSLRHHLQQQRRISQTISPKPDRSPRIGPGRVLSPLQPAFEPEGGYRYHFSQSTLARAQKAKEYLDLMAQYRRVLELLPPLEMSRTSTNESKTRIGRPYNPLQYIRNRKVRARERKAIDGEGQGFNDVPRVSEWIDEVAKWVATGQARIPGNPALPPFSGAQAASFQSSPPSNVSRSTTSAAKPKRPRVDWAIDPADMIADVYWLELDDNKRLVEDRHWKRVFPQGTDASRPLPLRDEAPRLTTPGSTKDSSDSGEKPQPEAPPPKHEHEHVLSTARDRAQQKLRALKGTHHRQNSSVNNRDFLRIRRASVSESSDTDSDRRRRARAGTATTTVRSVLEKQMEEMIAREQRGSESSPALYDHEALRMKFASLNPATPERDLLNNAASDATQTKPLSRGTDSRADLSEGECRLTGLHHRPSPPVPGRASLEVPSRGRRFSVDYDTSQPNSPDLRPNRDVGLVPAIGMDLSPLSSRPSSPSRNPLSKVKSIFRERSKERVADNYASAEEPETPAPLNEKLFASPEPDWSAVSSPERRPSRSPIGRIVTKGTDSSHRSHKSVGSVKLKPEDVGGGLRSLFRGPRIDTVLRSGVSKISDMVWRKDAGDDQYSTTSSSDSEAEARGRSRGPRVFRRGHGRTPSTQNGKHQVEPLPQFVSVANTAKPANSEQQTGLLPHPPAQPLSRRSSRFDLLKPPRIDIQDASPSASPPPLLERRKEQVESDVESRKSADWRIDRTDMAPLPFHKPRQFSTVSSSRHWSIADRGGSTPTRPAISKREIARLKALILSSGIHAMEVDRRAKDRKLLTSPHSSHISSHSPDGQPDFAWKDVISLCPDPETRHRLVTRPVAQIDLYPLAARTLSSAMEATAAQFQFTHDKFAREMAPHLEKKVEATRWKIAGELTDLAHRAADEADEANHDLVAGQRLKVKRVVDHIEKMLRRRRRRFRWLRRAGWLGVEWVLVGFMWWVWFMVMISRVVIGLGRGGWRLVRWLLWLE, encoded by the exons ATGACtgaccacaccaccaacaccaccgcccacgaTGTTAGCCCACCCTCCCATCTGCGTCCACAGCGGGCGGCACGCCACTCCAGTGCGTTCGAACGAGGACCGTCCTCCAGCTTACAGAACAGCTTTATAAACGTATCACCCCCCGACTCTAACCCAGCACCGCTCCACGAGGAGCTCGACCCTCTAGCGAAGTCGTCGATGCGCCTGGACAGCCGAAACCTGATCGAGAAGCGGCGGTCACTTAATGCGTCCCGTGGCCATAAACATCGACCGAGTGGCGCTTTTCTTCTCAACGATCCTCTATTCAACCCCCATACTCGCGAGCGCGACGCGCATATCAACCCGCGAGCCGATAGGCAATACCGAAAGTCGACCGATCAATACAGGCTTCGAAATGCTCAGCATGACCAGACCAGACCCTACCCGAGAACTCTCTCGGGCAGCTCAGGGCCTTCTATGCTCACTGGGGAGTATGAGCCAACGGGGGGTGGCCACTCTGACCCAATATCGGCATCCTCTACCCTCACCAGGCGCGAGCGCGACTCCCTTGCGGGGGACACAGCTGTTGGATCGTCGCCTCGAACGAGCATTACGCAAATGGATCTGGAATCGGCACAGATTGTTAATATGGCCCTAAACTTGAGCGAATCCAGACGCCTCGCATCTAGGAGAAGCATTACGCAGCCAGCGCCACCTAGATTGGCACCGTTGCCTGATGGTACCACAGGAGGCAGCTTGAGACATCACCTTCAGCAACAAAGAAGAATTTCACAAACTATCTCTCCCAAACCTGATCGGTCACCGAGGATAGGTCCGGGGAGGGTGCTCAGCCCTCTACAGCCAGCATTTGAACCCGAAGGGGGCTACCGCTACCATTTTTCTCAATCTACTTTGGCACGCGCGCAGAAGGCGAAAGAGTATTTGGACCTCATGGCCCAATACAGAAGAGTCCTGGAACTGTTGCCGCCATTGGAG ATGTCTAGAACTTCCACCAACGAGTCTAAGACTAGGATTGGACGCCCGTACAATCCTCTTCAGTACATACGCAATCGCAAAGTCAGAGCCCGCGAGCGGAAAGCTATTGATGGTGAAGGCCAGGGGTTTAACGATGTCCCCAGAGTATCTGAGTGGATTGACGAGGTTGCCAAATGGGTGGCCACCGGTCAAGCTCGAATACCAGGCAATCCTGCCTTGCCCCCCTTTTCAGGCGCACAAGCTGCATCATTTCAAAGCTCTCCGCCATCCAACGTTTCTCGGTCAACGACCTCTGCTGCTAAACCAAAGAGACCGCGAGTCGACTGGGCGATTGATCCTGCAGACATGATCGCAGATGTCTACTGGCTGGAGCTTGATGATAATAAACGGCTGGTGGAGGATCGCCACTGGAAGCGAGTGTTTCCCCAGGGAACGGACGCTTCCAGGCCATTGCCATTACGCGACGAGGCCCCACGGCTGACAACACCGGGCTCAACTAAAGATTCTTCAGACTCTGGCGAGAAGCCACAGCCAGAGGCCCCGCCACCCAAACATGAGCATGAGCATGTCCTGAGTACAGCTAGGGATCGCGCACAGCAGAAGCTACGAGCTCTGAAAGGAacccatcaccgccaaaatAGCTCTGTTAACAACAGAGATTTTCTGCGTATCCGAAGAGCCTCTGTATCCGAATCATCAGACACAGACAGTGacaggcggcggcgggccAGAGCCGGCACTGCCACAACTACTGTAAGATCTGTTTTGGAGAagcagatggaggagatgataGCCAGGGAACAGAGGGGGTCGGAGTCTTCACCAGCCCTTTATGACCACGAGGCGCTACGTATGAAGTTTGCTAGCCTCAACCCGGCGACCCCTGAGCGAGATCTTTTGAACAACGCTGCATCAGATGCGACCCAGACTAAGCCTTTGTCTCGTGGGACGGATTCGCGCGCCGACCTGAGCGAGGGCGAATGCAGGCTCACAGGCTTACACCACCGTCCTTCTCCACCTGTTCCGGGCCGTGCTAGTCTCGAGGTCCCTTCGAGAGGTAGAAGATTCTCGGTGGATTATGATACGTCACAGCCCAACTCCCCAGATTTGCGGCCAAATCGAGATGTCGGTCTAGTCCCAGCAATCGGGATGGATTTATCACCCTTATCCAGCAGACCAAGCTCTCCATCACGAAACCCGCTGAGCAAGGTTAAGAGCATTTTCCGTGAGCGTAGTAAGGAGCGCGTTGCGGACAATTATGCAAGCGCAGAAGAGCCCGAGACACCAGCGCCGCTGAACGAGAAGCTCTTTGCCTCGCCCGAGCCGGATTGGAGTGCCGTGTCATCCCCGGAAAGAAGACCGTCAAGGAGTCCGATCGGCAGGATAGTAACCAAAGGCACAGACTCGAGTCACCGGTCACATAAGAGTGTCGGCAGTGTCAAGCTTAAACCtgaagatgttggaggcGGCCTCAGGTCGCTGTTCCGTGGCCCTCGTATCGACACTGTCCTGCGAAGCGGCGTGTCCAAGATCAGTGATATGGTTTGGCGAAAGGACGCTGGTGATGATCAGTACTCTACCACCTCTTCGTCAGATTCTGAGGCCGAGGCCAGGGGTAGGTCCCGTGGTCCTCGGGTTTTTCGACGGGGTCATGGTCGGACGCCATCGACGCAAAACGGAAAGCATCAGGTTGAGCCTTTACCACAGTTCGTCTCGGTAGCAAACACCGCCAAGCCAGCGAACAGTGAACAGCAAACTGGGTTGCTACCACACCCACCAGCACAGCCACTCAGCCGACGGTCATCGCGGTTCGACCTCCTCAAGCCGCCAAGGATCGATATTCAAGATGCATCACCAAGTGCATCGCCGCCTCCCTTGTTGGAGAGGCGCAAGGAACAGGTTGAATCAGACGTCGAGTCCCGGAAGAGCGCAGACTGGAGGATCGATCGTACCGACATGGCACCACTACCCTTTCACAAACCCCGACAATTCTCTACCGTATCTTCCAGCCGCCACTGGTCCATTGCCGACCGTGGTGGTAGCACTCCAACGCGGCCAGCAATCTCCAAACGGGAAATCGCCCGCTTGAAGGCGCTGATTCTCAGCTCTGGAATCCATGCAATGGAGGTAGATCGCCGTGCCAAAGACCGCAAGCTTTTGACGTCCCCTCACTCCTCCCATATCTCTAGCCACTCCCCAGATGGCCAACCGGACTTTGCCTGGAAGGACGTTATATCCCTATGTCCTGACCCAGAAACAAGACACAGATTGGTCACCCGCCCCGTTGCTCAAATAGATCTCTATCCCCTCGCCGCACGGACTCTGTCATCTGCAATGGAGGCCACAGCCGCGCAGTTTCAGTTCACGCACGACAAGTTCGCCAGGGAGATGGCGCCCcacttggagaagaaggtcgagGCAACAAGGTGGAAGATCGCCGGGGAGCTGACCGACCTCGCGCATAGGGCTGCGGACGAGGCGGACGAGGCGAATCATGATTTGGTTGCGGGTCAGAGGCTGAAGgtcaagagggtggtggaccaCATTGAGAAGATGTTGCGGCGCCGTAGGAGGCGGTTTAGGTGGCTTAGGAGGGCGGGGTGGTTGGGAGTGGAGTGGGTGCTTGTTGGGTTTatgtggtgggtttggtttATGGTGATGAtttcgagggtggtgattgggcttgggaggggagggtggaggttggttaggtggttgttgtggttggagTGA
- a CDS encoding hypothetical protein (EggNog:ENOG50KOG1808; COG:M) — MVPIYPTNVEPAKPDYYFDLGFPTFDDEHTYIERRDIKAAWLKLIKQHHPDKRGPGNDGDTAEFRRVQEAYDYLRDEDKRTRYDEEYPRIRVEWFRYRKLASEEEDAARREIEASEREITTRGKARREAERPEKIRNEWNRFEAKRQREFVAEWIRLQAERQAEDASRRAKDQEEPEAKDKLRGQKQGRREMEWEGRRLRAVRHIEELEAVLQAERAERYERTRREGNRQREEWERRRWQRWVEESERMVHQHQESFRGAEDDLWTEAFPTQEPVRSAQNSESESTQTYSESEVQSVATEEAPFYCRHALTGWAVRFGRAECFLCGRVKKGWMSCTRQCPACKGRACRKCKKHYVESILRRRHRRYQRERSY, encoded by the exons ATGGTCCCCATATACCCTACCAACGTTGAGCCAGCAAAGCCAGATTACTACTTTGATCTCGGGTTCCCGACCTTTGACGACGAACACACCTACATCGAGAGAAGGGATATCAAGGCCGCTTGGCTCAAGCTGATCAAGCAGCATCACCCTGACAAGAGGGGGCCAGGCAACGACGGTGATACGGCTGAGTTCCGCAGG GTTCAAGAAGCTTATGACTACCTTCGCGATGAGGACAAACGCACACGTTACGACGAAGAATACCCTCGTATTAGAGTCGAGTGGTTCCGCTACCGGAAGCTGGCttccgaagaagaggatgctgCAAGACGAGAAATTGAGGCTTCTGAAAGGGAAATCACCACACGGGGAAAAGCACGGAGAGAAGCGGAAAGACCCGAAAAGATTCGAAATGAGTGGAATCGATTTGAAGCCAAGAGACAACGGGAATTTGTGGCTGAATGGATCCGCCTCCAAGCAGAGAGACAGGCCGAGGACGCTTCAAGGAGGGCCAAGGACCAAGAAGAACCAGAGGCCAAAGACAAGCTTAGAGGGCAAAAGCAAGGGCGACGGGAAATGGAATGGGAGGGGCGGAGGCTTAGGGCAGTTCGGCATATTGAGGAACTCGAGGCAGTTCTGCAAGCTGAGCGAGCCGAAAGATACGAACGAACTAGACGAGAAGGAAACCGCCAAAGGGAAGAATGGGAGCGGAGACGATGGCAAAGATGGGTGGAAGAAAGCGAAAGGATGGTTCACCAACACCAGGAAAGCTTCAGGGGGGCAGAGGACGATTTGTGGACGGAGGCATTTCCGACCCAAGAGCCGGTTCGAAGTGCTCAGAACTCAGAGAGCGAAAGCACTCAAACATACTCTGAAAGTGAAGTTCAAAGTGTGGCAACAGAAGAGGCACCGTTTTACTGCCGCCATGCTCTCACAGGCTGGGCCGTGAGGTTTGGACGAGCTGAGTGCTTCCTTTGTGGaagggtgaagaaggggtggatgagTTGTACTCGACAGTGCCCTGCCTGTAAAGGCAGAGCGTGCCGCAAGTGCAAGAAGCACTACGTGGAAAGTattctgaggaggagacatAGGAGGTATCAGAGGGAGAGAAGTTACTAG
- the YPT52 gene encoding GTP-binding protein of the rab/ypt (EggNog:ENOG503NVI3; COG:U): MSNRFAQFKLVLLGESAVGKSSIVLRFVKDQFDSYRESTIGAAFLTQTISLDENTTVKFEIWDTAGQERYKSLAPMYYRNANCAVVVYDITQAASLDKAKSWVKELQRQANENIIIALAGNKLDLVTEQPDKRAIPTAEAEAYAKEAGLLFFETSAKTAENVQELFTAIAKKLPLDQVGPRHARPGQRPGVSLAPEGANTQAGGPCAC, from the exons ATGAGCAACCGCTTCGCGCAGTTCAAGTTGGTCTTGCTAGGTGAATCTGCTGTGGGAAAGAGCTCGATAGTATTGCGCTTCGTCAAG GATCAATTTGACTCCTACAGGGAATCCACTATTGGTGCCGCCTTCTTAACACAGACCATTTCGCTCGACGAGAACACGACTGTCAAGTTTGAGATTTGGGATACCGCTGGCCAGGAACGTTACAAGTCCCTCGCGCCCATGTACTACCGGAATGCAAACTGCGCCGTTGTTGTCTATGATATCACGCAAGCC GCGTCGCTCGACAAGGCCAAGTCGTGGGTGAAGGAACTCCAACGACAAGCCAACgagaacatcatcatcgcccttGCCGGAAACAAGTTGGATTTGGTGACGGAGCAACCAGACAAGCGCGCCATCCCTACCGCCGAAGCCGAGGCCTACGCAAAGGAAGCCggccttctcttctttgaGACATCCGCAAAGACTGCCGAGAACGTTCAAGAGTTGTTTACTGCTATTGCCAAGAAACTTCCACTTGATCAGGTTGGGCCGAGACATGCCCGGCCTGGTCAGCGGCCCGGAGTCAGTCTTGCTCCCGAAGGAGCCAACACGCAAGCCGGTGGGCCCTGCGCGTGCTGA
- the SAC1 gene encoding Phosphoinositide phosphatase sac1 (COG:I; EggNog:ENOG503NUMD) produces the protein MTLPFRDINVQTASDAYIFTSPSSPNAPALAIDRPTGDIRLLDASLLSGKRVSRITSIAGILGVIQLRLDKYIIVITKAQPVGRLRGHMVYKVVSTDILPLRERQVSDPDEDRFLNLLRGFIKPGPMYFSYSVDITNSFQRQAQQDAESPLWKRADDRFFWNRFIQSDLINFRNSGGRGQPAPQPNIDPYILPVIFGMLEIHPTTFKGTPLTIALISRRSRHRAGTRYFTRGLDDQGHAANYNETEQVVILNDHTTGLGGSSWQQQQKSSSLADGVGKEMQILSYVQTRGSVPAYWAEINTLKYTPKIQIRAIEAAYPAAKAHFDEQIRIYGDNYLVNLVNQKGREVPVKEAYEKVVEMLVSRPKEHVQGDQRTDEKFHTIETAEKKSQFDRLHYIYFDFHAETKGLQMHRAQLLIDRMREALVAQQYFRASVDSTPGNNNKTDGGRLDVRSLQTSVVRTNCMDCLDRTNVVQSMLARWTLDRMFIDLGLLARGSRFADEDAAFELMFRNMWADNADVVSNAYSGTGAMKTDLTRTGKRTKAGALQDGNVAVTRYCKNNFLDGPRQDAFDLFLGVYQPSVGGGLVFVDRRPVLIQAVPYIAAFGLFFVLMGMYSPRLPDAAVWPMRLFILFWTGVTGWALWFIFNNGMLYVNWPKLNPRPWATEGYHETISRVRKDKILGPLVARHERGLSVARYINAEEGKKRIE, from the exons ATGACGCTCCCTTTCCGCGATATCAACGTCCAGACGGCGTCTGATGCCTACATCTTTACTTCGCCCTCGAGCCCCAATGCACCAGCTCTCGCTATCGACCGCCCAACTGGCGATATCCGTCTTCTTGATGCTTCCTTACTTTCCGGGAAGCGCGTCTCGCGCATTACCAGCATTGCCGGTATCCTGGGCGTGATCCAGCTGCGGTTAG ACAAGtacatcatcgtcatcacaAAAGCCCAACCCGTCGGTCGTCTGCGAGGGCATATGGTCTACAAGGTTGTCTCGACAGATATCCTGCCCCTCCGCGAAAGACAAGTCAGCGACCCCGATGAGGACCGCTTCCTCAATCTTCTCCGCGGCTTCATCAAGCCCGGGCCAATGTACTTCTCGTACTCTGTCGATATTACCAACAGCTTCCAGCGCCAAGCGCAACAGGACGCCGAGAGCCCGCTCTGGAAGCGTGCTGACGACCGCTTCTTTTGGAACCGCTTCATCCAGTCCGACCTGATCAACTTCCGCAACAGTGGCGGCCGCGGTCAGCCTGCTCCTCAGCCAAACATCGACCCTTATATCCTCCCGGTCATCTTTGGCATGCTCGAGATCCATCCAACAACGTTCAAGGGCACCCCTTTAACGATTGCGCTCATTTCCCGTCGCTCCCGCCACCGCGCTGGAACCCGTTATTTTACCCGTGGTCTCGATGACCAAGGCCACGCCGCCAACTACAACGAAACCGAACAGGTTGTCATTCTCAACGACCACACCACCGGTCTTGGCGGCTCGTcatggcagcaacaacaaaagtCATCCTCTCTCGCCGACGGTGTAGGCAAGGAGATGCAAATCCTCTCCTACGTCCAAACCCGCGGCAGCGTCCCCGCCTACTGGGCTGAAATCAACACCCTAAAGTACACCCCTAAGATCCAGATCCGCGCCATCGAAGCCGCCTACCCAGCCGCCAAAGCCCACTTTGACGAACAGATCCGCATCTACGGCGACAACTACCTGGTAAACCTTGTCAACCAAAAGGGCCGCGAAGTCCCCGTCAAGGAGGCCTACGAGAAGGTAGTAGAGATGCTCGTCTCTCGGCCCAAAGAACACGTCCAGGGCGACCAGCGGACTGACGAGAAGTTCCACACCATCGAGACAGCCGAGAAGAAATCCCAGTTTGACAGGCTGCACTACATCTACTTTGACTTTCACGCCGAGACCAAGGGGTTGCAGATGCACCGCGCCCAGCTGCTTATCGACCGGATGCGCGAGGCGCTCGTGGCCCAGCAGTACTTCCGTGCTAGTGTTGACTCTACCCCCggtaacaacaacaagaccgACGGCGGGAGGTTGGACGTCCGGTCGCTGCAGACGAGTGTAGTGAGGACAAATTGCATGGATTGTCTGGACAGGACGAACGTGGTACAGTCTATGCTTGCTCGGTGGACGCTGGACAGGATGTTTATTGATCTGGGCTTGCTGGCTAGGGGGAGCAGGTTCGCGGATGAAGACGCGGCGTTTGAGCTGATGTTCCGAAATATGTGGGCTGATAATGCGGATGTGGTGTCGAATGCGTATTCCGGTACCGGGGCTATGAAGACTGATCTGACGAGAACGGGCAAGAGGACCAAGGCTGGTGCGCTGCAGGACGGAAACGTGGCTGTTACGAGATACTGCAAGAACAACTTTTTGGACGGGCCGAGGCAGGATGCGTTTGATTTGTTTTTGGGTGTGTATCAACCCAGCGTGGGGGGAGGTCTGGTGTTTGTGGACAGGAGGCCGGTGTTGATCCAGGCGGTGCCGTATATTGCGGCGTTtgggcttttttttgtgcTGATGGGGATGTACTCGCCGAGACTGCCCGACGCGGCCGTGTGGCCGATGAGGTTGTTTATCTTGTTTTGGACGGGGGTGACGGGGTGGGCGCTGTGGTTTATTTTCAATAACGGGATGCTCTAC GTAAACTGGcccaaactcaaccccaGACCTTGGGCAACGGAGGGCTACCACGAGACGATTAGCCGGGTGCGCAAGGACAAGATTCTCGGGCCGCTGGTGGCCAGGCACGAGAGGGGCTTGTCTGTCGCGAGGTACATCAATGCCGAGGAAGGCAAGAAGAGGATCGAGTAG
- the MIC60 gene encoding MICOS complex subunit mic60 (EggNog:ENOG503Q4FA; COG:M): MLRTSIRSVRALGSRPAAAVAGRQWQASVARRAVVSGQRFYADDKKPLVDEAKLPAAETLTAPTTPPPPPPQTTPAATITPEQAPLTPPAPGPAVVPPPPPPVAPIVPKKKGFFRRLRNFLLKLVLLGVLGFGGGVWYSRINDNFHDFFTQYVPYGEEAVLYLEELDFRKRFPNVANRVTGRRADTASEQVSIPAQSGASWRVADGDHAGRQSSGVAQKVVAVKDAVKDTVKDIVKPEPAAVTKAKKETAALPKVEAKDAALEKKVKGVEEKKKEVAVIPAAATSSKPKEFRAPDVNEPSVWPPASPIDPLSVPHADDAIVQQLVHMLNDIITVINYDGAADKYSQTIWKAKDEVSKVGERILSIKSAAEEEAAKQVKARIDSFDKHANDLVSRLEAIMLAQEQQWRQEFEAEVERLKHNYDDKIKLIQEREQKLSEQKLQNKLLEQAVELQRQFSRDIKKHVEEEREGRLGRIESLSRAVSELEKLTTGLNEVVDTNLRTQQLHVAVEAVRASLEDAHHPRPFIKELVALKEIAADDPVVDAAIASIHPSAYQRGISTSAELIDRFRRVAAEVRKASLLPEDAGVASHASSYLLSKVMFKKQGLAAGDDVESILTRTQTFLEEGDLDNAAREMNTLGGWAKTLSRDWLSEVRKVLEVQQALDVITTEARLQSLKVE, translated from the exons atgTTGCGTACATCGATACGATCAGTGAGGGCGCTGGGCAGCAGGCCTGCGGCTGCCGTTGCCGGGCGCCAATGGCAGGCTTCCGTAGCCCGACGTGCGGTTGTCTCGGGTCAG AGATTCTATgccgacgacaagaagccCCTCGTCGACGAAGCAAAGCTTCCCGCCGCTGAGACCCTTACTGCCCCAacaactcccccaccacctcctccccagactACCCCCGCCGCGACGATTACTCCCGAGCAAGCACCCTTgacaccaccggcacctGGCCCCGCCGTTgtaccccctcctcctcctcccgtcgCTCCCATCgtccccaagaagaagggcttCTTCCGCAGACTTCGCAACTTCCTCCTGAAACTCGTACTTCTTGGTGTCCTCGGGTTTGGTGGCGGCGTTTGGTACTCCCGCATCAATGACAACTTCCACGACTTCTTCACTCAATATGTCCCCTACGGCGAGGAGGCCGTTCTGTACCTTGAGGAGCTCGACTTTAGGAAACGCTTCCCCAACGTTGCGAACCGGGTAACAGGCAGACGGGCCGATACGGCCAGCGAGCAAGTCAGCATCCCAGCCCAGAGCGGTGCGTCATGGAGGGTGGCTGATGGTGACCATGCCGGCCGCCAGTCGAGTGGTGTGGCCCAaaaggttgttgctgtgaagGACGCCGTCAAGGACACTGTCAAGGATATCGTCAAGCCCGAGCCTGCTGCTGtaaccaaggccaagaaggagactGCGGCTCTTCCCAAGGTCGAAGCCAAGGATGCGgctctggagaagaaggtcaagggtgtggaggagaaaaagaaggaggttgctgtGATTCCGGCTGCCGCTACTtcttccaagcccaaggagTTCAGGGCCCCTGATGTCAACGAGCCTTCTGTGTGGCCCCCTGCTTCGCCAATCGATCCTCTCTCTGTTCCCCATGCCGACGACGCCATCGTTCAACAATTGGTTCATATGctcaacgacatcatcacggTGATCAACTACGACGGTGCCGCCGACAAGTACTCCCAGACCATCTGGAAGGCCAAGGATGAGGTCAGCAAAGTCGGAGAGAGAATTCTCAGCATCAAGTCTGCcgcggaggaagaggctgcCAAGCAGGTCAAGGCCCGCATCGATTCATTCGACAAGCATGCCAACGACCTTGTGTCTCGTTTGGAGGCTATCATGCTGGCCCAGGAGCAGCAGTGGCGTCAGGAGTtcgaggctgaggttgagAGATTGAAGCACAACTACGACGACAAGATCAAGCTGATTCAGGAGCGTGAGCAGAAACTTTCTGAGCAGAAGCTCCAGAACAAACTTTTGGAGCAAGCTGTCGAGCTACAGCGTCAGTTTTCTCGGGACATCAAGAAgcatgtcgaggaggagcgtgAAGGACGTCTTGGCCGTATCGAGTCTCTCTCCAGGGCTGTCTCtgagctcgagaagcttACTACTGGTTTGAACGAGGTCGTTGACACCAATCTGCGCACCCAACAACTCCACGTCGCTGTTGAGGCCGTCCGTGCCAGCTTGGAGGatgcccaccacccccggccaTTCATCAAGGAGCTTGTCGCTCTCAAGGAGATCGCCGCTGACGACCCGGTTGTCGATGCGGCCATCGCCTCCATCCACCCTTCTGCTTACCAGCGCGGTATATCTACTTCCGCCGAGCTGATTGACAGATTCCGCCGCGTTGCCGCCGAGGTGCGCAAGGCGTCTCTTCTTCCCGAGGATGCTGGTGTCGCTAGCCACGCCTCTAGCTACCTCTTGAGCAAGGTGATGTTCAAGAAGCAGGGCTTGGCGGCCGGTGACGATGTTGAGAGCATTCTTACCCGCACTCAGACCttcttggaggagggcgaccTTGACAACGCGGCGCGTGAGATGAACACCCTTGGTGGGTGGGCCAAGACGCTGAGCAGGGACTGGCTGAGCGAGGTGCgcaaggtgttggaggtgcaGCAGGCTTTGGAT GTCATCACAACCGAGGCCAGACTGCAAAGTTTGAAGGTGGAGTAA